The Phycisphaeraceae bacterium genome has a segment encoding these proteins:
- a CDS encoding TIM barrel protein, translating to MERRTFLATAAAASAFSLAPSASGHASASRTASIARRAGDFKMAYAPHFGMFGNLAGGDAVAQLEFAREQGFTAWEDNGMMGRSEDEQKRIAAAMERLGIRMGVFVCNPGTAWKHSFCARNKDDREQFLSECRQAVECAKRVNATWMTVVPGRLHDRLHEDVQTAYAIEQLRMAADIFEPHNLVMVLEPLNPFRDHPGMLLARSTHAYAICKGVNSPSCKILFDIYHQQITEGNLIPNIDTCWDEIAYFQIGDNPGRREPTTGEINYRNIFKHLANRKFTGILGMEHGNSRGGSEGDQAVIDAYRACDDF from the coding sequence CTTTTCTCTGGCCCCTTCTGCCTCTGGTCATGCGTCGGCCTCGCGCACCGCGAGCATCGCCCGCCGCGCGGGTGACTTCAAGATGGCCTACGCCCCGCACTTTGGCATGTTTGGCAACCTTGCGGGCGGCGACGCTGTTGCGCAGCTCGAGTTCGCCCGCGAGCAGGGCTTCACCGCGTGGGAAGACAACGGCATGATGGGCCGCAGCGAAGACGAGCAGAAACGCATCGCAGCCGCGATGGAACGACTGGGCATCCGCATGGGCGTGTTCGTCTGCAACCCCGGCACCGCATGGAAGCATTCGTTCTGCGCGCGCAACAAGGACGACCGCGAGCAGTTCCTGAGTGAATGTCGCCAGGCTGTCGAATGCGCCAAGCGCGTCAACGCGACATGGATGACGGTTGTCCCGGGGCGTCTGCACGATCGCCTTCATGAAGACGTGCAGACCGCGTACGCCATCGAGCAGCTGCGCATGGCGGCCGACATCTTCGAGCCGCACAACCTGGTGATGGTCCTTGAGCCGCTCAACCCGTTCCGCGACCACCCCGGCATGCTGCTGGCCCGCAGCACGCACGCCTATGCCATCTGCAAGGGCGTCAACAGTCCATCATGCAAGATCCTCTTCGACATCTACCACCAGCAGATCACCGAAGGGAACCTCATTCCGAACATCGACACCTGCTGGGATGAAATCGCATACTTCCAGATCGGCGACAACCCGGGACGCCGCGAACCCACCACCGGCGAGATCAACTATCGCAACATCTTCAAGCATCTGGCCAATCGCAAGTTCACGGGCATCCTCGGCATGGAGCACGGCAACAGCCGCGGCGGGTCCGAAGGCGATCAGGCGGTCATCGACGCGTACCGAGCTTGCGATGACTTCTGA